In Fusobacterium canifelinum, a genomic segment contains:
- the rpmI gene encoding 50S ribosomal protein L35: protein MPKMKTHRGAKKRIKVTGTGKFVIKHSGKSHILTKKDRKRKNHLKKDAVVTETYKRHMQGLLPYGEGR, encoded by the coding sequence ATGCCAAAGATGAAAACTCATAGAGGAGCTAAAAAAAGAATTAAAGTAACTGGAACTGGGAAGTTTGTTATCAAACATTCTGGTAAAAGCCATATCTTAACTAAAAAAGACAGAAAAAGAAAGAACCACTTAAAGAAAGATGCTGTGGTTACTGAAACTTATAAGAGACATATGCAAGGATTACTACCATATGGAGAAGGAAGATAA
- a CDS encoding ISL3 family transposase: MISLSLSNFIKTILNIQDDNISFPEEEYYQVIQKGDHLIKLFKGFLKSNYCACPHCNSKNIVKNGSRIRKIKYIPIQNYNIELELNVQRHICKECKKTFSPSTSVAKDNSNISNNLKYAIAQELQENISLTFIAKKYNLSISSVQRIMDECYSDFKVNKDHLPETICIDEFKSVKNIDGAMSFVFADYQSKSIIDIVEDRRLHSLTEYFSRFSLEARNNVKYICMDMYTPYISLVNSIFPNAKIVIDKFHIVNLVNRAFNQTRISIMNSIQDDSLKRKFKLFWKSLLKYYPDLCQVNYYCQSFKRKLSSKDKVDYLLEKSPELEANFNVYQDIIQAIRHNNFKRFESIVKKYLANKEKISKKMIIALRTLKKYMKYIENMFESNITNGVIEGLNNKIKSIKRTAFGYSNFSNFKKRILIQAGIISISA; encoded by the coding sequence GTGATTTCATTGTCTCTATCTAATTTTATCAAAACTATCTTAAATATTCAAGATGATAATATTTCTTTTCCAGAAGAAGAATATTACCAAGTTATTCAAAAAGGTGATCATCTAATTAAACTTTTTAAAGGATTTCTTAAGTCTAATTACTGCGCTTGTCCCCACTGTAATTCTAAAAATATTGTTAAAAATGGTTCAAGAATTCGTAAAATTAAATATATTCCTATTCAAAATTACAATATTGAACTTGAACTTAATGTACAAAGGCATATTTGCAAGGAATGTAAAAAAACTTTTTCTCCTTCTACTAGTGTTGCTAAAGATAATTCTAATATTTCTAATAACCTTAAATACGCTATTGCGCAAGAACTTCAAGAAAATATTTCTCTTACTTTTATTGCTAAGAAGTACAATCTTTCTATTTCTTCAGTTCAAAGAATTATGGATGAGTGTTACTCTGATTTTAAGGTTAATAAAGACCATTTACCTGAAACTATATGCATTGATGAGTTTAAGTCAGTTAAAAATATTGATGGTGCTATGTCTTTTGTTTTTGCTGACTATCAAAGTAAAAGTATTATTGATATTGTAGAAGATAGAAGACTTCACTCTCTTACAGAATATTTTTCAAGATTTTCTTTAGAGGCTAGAAATAATGTAAAATATATTTGCATGGATATGTATACTCCGTATATTAGTTTAGTTAATTCTATTTTTCCTAATGCAAAAATAGTGATAGATAAATTTCATATTGTTAATCTTGTTAATAGAGCATTCAATCAAACTAGAATATCTATTATGAATTCTATTCAGGATGATTCATTAAAAAGAAAATTTAAACTATTCTGGAAATCATTACTAAAATACTATCCTGATCTTTGTCAAGTAAACTATTACTGCCAAAGTTTTAAGCGCAAACTTAGTAGTAAAGATAAAGTAGATTATCTTTTAGAAAAAAGCCCCGAATTAGAAGCTAACTTTAATGTATATCAAGATATTATTCAAGCAATTAGGCATAATAACTTTAAAAGATTTGAAAGTATAGTTAAAAAATATTTAGCTAATAAAGAAAAGATTTCTAAGAAAATGATAATAGCACTAAGAACTTTAAAAAAATATATGAAGTATATTGAGAATATGTTTGAATCAAATATTACTAATGGAGTTATAGAAGGTTTAAATAATAAAATTAAGTCAATAAAAAGAACAGCATTTGGATATTCAAATTTTAGTAATTTTAAAAAGCGCATATTAATTCAAGCAGGAATTATATCAATTAGTGCTTAA
- a CDS encoding glycerol-3-phosphate responsive antiterminator encodes MGIKNILERNPVIPAIKDNITLEKALNSNSELVFIIVSNIINIKDYTNKLKKVNKKVYIHVDMIDGLNSTNNGIDYIVNTVKPDGILTTKSNVVAHAYKNNINVIQRFFILDSLSYEKALLNIKENKIVAAEIMPGLMPKIIKKLSQETHIPIITGGLIKEKEDIINAINAGALSVSTTEVKLWED; translated from the coding sequence ATGGGAATAAAAAATATTTTAGAAAGAAATCCTGTTATACCTGCTATAAAAGATAATATAACACTTGAAAAAGCTTTAAATTCAAATAGTGAACTCGTTTTTATTATTGTATCTAATATAATAAATATAAAAGATTACACAAATAAATTAAAAAAAGTAAATAAAAAAGTATATATTCATGTTGATATGATAGATGGTTTAAACAGTACTAATAATGGTATTGATTATATAGTAAATACTGTTAAACCTGATGGGATACTTACAACAAAATCAAATGTTGTTGCACATGCTTATAAAAATAATATAAATGTAATTCAGAGATTTTTTATACTTGATAGTTTATCTTATGAAAAAGCACTTTTAAATATTAAAGAAAATAAAATTGTTGCAGCTGAAATTATGCCTGGGCTTATGCCTAAAATTATAAAAAAACTTTCTCAAGAAACTCATATACCAATAATTACTGGTGGTTTAATAAAAGAGAAAGAAGATATAATAAATGCTATAAATGCAGGAGCATTATCAGTTTCAACCACAGAAGTAAAATTATGGGAAGATTAA
- a CDS encoding fructose bisphosphate aldolase has translation MNEKLEKMRNGKGFIAALDQSGGSTPKALKLYGVNENEYSNDKEMFDLIHKMRTRIIKSPAFNESKILGAILFEQTMDSKIDGKYTADFLWEEKKVLPFLKIDKGLNDLDADGVQTMKPNPTLPELLKRANERHIFGTKMRSVIKKASPAGIARVVEQQFEVAAQIVAAGLIPIIEPEVDINNVDKVQCEEILRDEIRKHLNALPETSNVMLKLTLPTVENFYEEFTKHPRVVRVVALSGGYSREKANDILSKNKGVIASFSRALTEGLSAQQTDDEFNKTLAASIDGIYEASVK, from the coding sequence ATGAACGAAAAATTAGAAAAAATGAGAAATGGAAAAGGATTTATTGCTGCACTTGACCAAAGTGGTGGAAGTACACCAAAAGCATTAAAATTATATGGTGTAAATGAAAATGAATACTCAAATGATAAAGAAATGTTTGACTTAATCCATAAAATGAGAACTAGAATTATTAAAAGTCCTGCTTTTAATGAATCAAAAATTTTAGGAGCTATCTTATTTGAACAAACTATGGATAGTAAAATTGATGGAAAATATACAGCAGATTTCTTATGGGAAGAAAAGAAAGTATTACCTTTCTTAAAAATAGATAAAGGTCTTAATGACTTAGATGCTGATGGTGTTCAAACAATGAAACCAAACCCAACTTTGCCAGAACTTTTAAAAAGAGCTAATGAAAGACACATATTTGGAACTAAAATGCGTTCTGTTATCAAAAAAGCATCTCCTGCTGGAATAGCAAGAGTTGTTGAACAACAATTTGAAGTTGCTGCTCAAATAGTTGCTGCAGGACTTATACCTATAATAGAACCAGAAGTAGATATAAACAATGTGGATAAAGTTCAATGTGAAGAAATATTAAGAGATGAAATCAGAAAACATCTTAATGCTTTACCAGAAACTTCAAATGTAATGTTAAAATTAACTTTACCAACAGTTGAAAATTTCTATGAAGAATTTACAAAACATCCAAGAGTAGTTAGAGTTGTTGCTCTATCTGGTGGATATTCAAGAGAAAAAGCAAATGATATTCTTTCTAAGAATAAAGGAGTTATTGCAAGTTTCTCAAGAGCATTAACAGAAGGATTATCAGCTCAACAAACTGATGATGAATTTAACAAAACTTTAGCAGCTTCTATTGATGGAATTTACGAAGCTTCTGTAAAATAG
- the htpG gene encoding molecular chaperone HtpG, producing the protein MKKEEKIFKAETKELLNLMIHSIYTNKEIFLRELISNANDAIDKLKFKALTDTDILKADDKFKIEISVDKDNRTLTITDNGIGMTYEEVDDNIGTIAKSGSKLFKEQLEEAKKGDIDIIGQFGVGFYSGFIVADKITLETKSPYSKNGVKWISSGDGNYEIEEISKEDRGTKIILHLKDGDEYHEFLEDWKIKDLVKRYSNYIRYEIYFRDEVINSTKPIWKKDKKELKDEDYNEFYKATFHDWNDPLLHINLKVQGNIEYNALLFIPKKLPFDYYTKNFKRGLQLYTKNVFIMEKCEDLIPEYFNFISGLVDCDSLSLNISREILQQDAELQVISKNLEKKITSELEKILKNDREKYIEFWKEFGRSIKAGVQDMFGMNKEKLQNLLIFVSSHDDKYTTLKEYVDRMGDNKEILYVPAESVDAAKYLPKMEKLKEQGREVLILTDKIDEFTLMAMRDYSDKEFKSINSSDFKFSDDKEKEEEVKKIADENKELIEKAKEFLKDKVSEVELSNNIGNSASSLLTKGGLSLEMEKTLSEMTNNNDAPKAEKVLAINPEHVLFNRLKSSVNTEDFNKLVDVLYNQALLLEGFNVENPAEFIKNLNSLIK; encoded by the coding sequence ATGAAAAAAGAAGAAAAGATTTTTAAGGCAGAAACGAAGGAACTGCTAAATCTTATGATACATTCAATCTATACAAATAAGGAAATATTTTTAAGGGAGTTAATCTCTAATGCAAATGATGCTATTGATAAGTTAAAATTTAAAGCATTAACAGATACTGATATTTTAAAAGCTGATGACAAATTTAAAATAGAAATCAGTGTTGATAAGGACAATAGAACTTTAACTATAACAGATAATGGTATAGGGATGACTTATGAAGAAGTTGATGATAATATCGGAACTATTGCAAAGTCTGGCTCAAAACTATTTAAAGAACAACTAGAAGAAGCTAAAAAAGGAGATATAGATATTATTGGACAGTTTGGAGTAGGATTTTATTCAGGCTTTATTGTAGCTGATAAAATTACTTTGGAAACTAAATCTCCTTATTCAAAAAATGGGGTAAAATGGATTTCTAGTGGAGATGGAAACTATGAAATAGAGGAAATTTCAAAAGAAGATAGAGGAACTAAGATAATACTTCATCTAAAAGATGGAGATGAGTATCATGAGTTTTTAGAAGATTGGAAGATAAAAGATTTAGTAAAAAGATATTCTAACTATATAAGATATGAAATTTATTTCAGAGACGAAGTTATAAATTCAACTAAACCTATTTGGAAAAAAGATAAAAAAGAATTAAAAGATGAAGATTATAATGAATTTTACAAGGCAACTTTCCATGATTGGAATGACCCATTATTACATATTAATTTAAAAGTACAAGGTAATATTGAATACAATGCACTATTATTCATACCTAAAAAATTACCTTTTGACTATTACACTAAAAATTTTAAAAGAGGTTTACAACTTTATACTAAAAATGTATTTATTATGGAAAAATGTGAAGATTTAATTCCTGAATACTTTAACTTTATTTCTGGACTTGTAGATTGTGATAGCCTATCACTTAATATTTCAAGAGAAATATTACAACAAGATGCTGAATTACAAGTAATTTCTAAAAACTTAGAAAAGAAAATCACTTCTGAATTAGAAAAAATCTTAAAAAATGATAGAGAAAAATATATTGAATTTTGGAAAGAATTTGGTAGAAGTATAAAAGCTGGAGTTCAAGATATGTTTGGTATGAATAAAGAAAAATTACAAAACTTATTGATATTTGTATCTTCTCATGATGATAAATATACTACATTAAAAGAATATGTAGATAGAATGGGAGATAATAAAGAAATTCTTTATGTACCAGCTGAAAGTGTGGATGCTGCAAAATACTTACCAAAAATGGAAAAGTTAAAAGAACAAGGTAGAGAAGTTTTAATTTTAACTGATAAAATAGATGAATTTACTTTAATGGCAATGAGAGATTATTCAGATAAAGAGTTTAAATCTATAAATAGTTCAGATTTTAAATTCTCTGATGATAAAGAAAAAGAAGAAGAAGTTAAAAAGATAGCTGATGAAAATAAAGAATTAATTGAAAAAGCAAAAGAATTTTTAAAAGACAAAGTTAGTGAAGTTGAATTAAGTAACAATATAGGAAATTCTGCTTCATCACTTCTTACAAAAGGTGGACTTAGCTTAGAAATGGAAAAAACTTTATCTGAAATGACAAATAATAATGATGCACCTAAGGCAGAGAAAGTATTGGCAATAAACCCAGAACATGTATTATTTAATAGATTAAAGAGTTCAGTTAATACAGAAGATTTTAATAAATTAGTGGATGTGTTATATAATCAAGCTCTACTTTTAGAAGGATTTAATGTTGAAAATCCAGCTGAATTTATAAAAAATCTTAATAGTTTAATAAAATAG
- a CDS encoding alanine/glycine:cation symporter family protein — protein sequence MLNFIASINELFWGAILILLLVGTGIFYTLKLKFVQVRKFRKGVSQLTGDFDINGKDADHNGMSSFQALATAIAAQVGTGNLAGAATAIVSGGPGAIFWMWVSAFFGMATIYAEAILSQLFKRKVEGEVTGGPAYYIEELFNKSFLSKILAVFFALSCILTLGFMGNGVQANSIGEAMKNAFNISPYITGAVVALLGGFVFFGGVKRIASFTEKVVPLMAGLYILICLIIIVINYSNIVKAFEAIFVNAFSMKSILGGFLGMGVKKAIRYGVARGLFSNEAGMGSTPHAHAIAKVKNPVEQGNVALITVFIDTFIVLTLTALVILTSNVGDGTLTGITLTQRAFEAALGYSGAIFIAVALFFFAFSTIIGWYFFGEANIKYLFGKRAINVYRILVMLAIFIGATQKVELVWELADLFNGLMVIPNLIALIVLYKLVINTSNEYDKLHNL from the coding sequence ATGTTAAATTTTATTGCTAGTATTAATGAACTTTTTTGGGGAGCTATTTTAATTTTACTTTTAGTTGGAACTGGAATTTTTTATACTCTTAAATTAAAATTTGTACAAGTAAGAAAATTTAGAAAAGGTGTATCTCAATTAACAGGAGATTTTGATATCAATGGTAAAGATGCTGATCATAATGGTATGTCATCTTTCCAAGCACTTGCAACTGCTATTGCAGCACAAGTTGGAACTGGAAATCTTGCAGGAGCAGCAACTGCTATTGTATCAGGTGGACCAGGAGCCATATTTTGGATGTGGGTAAGTGCATTTTTTGGTATGGCAACTATCTATGCAGAAGCTATTTTAAGTCAATTATTTAAAAGAAAAGTTGAAGGAGAAGTTACAGGGGGACCAGCATACTATATAGAAGAACTTTTTAATAAAAGTTTTTTATCAAAAATTCTTGCTGTATTTTTTGCACTATCTTGTATATTGACACTAGGTTTTATGGGAAATGGTGTACAAGCTAACTCAATAGGTGAAGCTATGAAAAATGCCTTTAATATTTCTCCTTATATAACTGGTGCAGTTGTTGCACTATTAGGAGGATTTGTATTTTTTGGTGGTGTAAAAAGAATAGCATCTTTCACAGAGAAAGTTGTTCCTTTAATGGCAGGACTATACATATTAATTTGTTTAATAATAATTGTAATAAACTACTCTAATATTGTTAAAGCTTTTGAGGCAATATTTGTAAATGCTTTTTCTATGAAATCAATCCTTGGTGGTTTTCTAGGAATGGGTGTAAAAAAAGCTATTAGATACGGAGTTGCTAGAGGATTATTCTCAAATGAAGCTGGTATGGGTTCTACTCCACATGCTCATGCTATTGCAAAAGTTAAAAACCCTGTTGAACAAGGAAATGTTGCATTGATTACAGTTTTCATAGACACTTTTATAGTACTAACTTTAACAGCACTTGTTATACTTACTTCTAATGTAGGAGATGGAACTTTAACTGGTATTACATTAACACAAAGAGCTTTTGAAGCTGCATTAGGATATTCAGGAGCAATTTTTATTGCTGTTGCTCTATTCTTTTTTGCATTTTCTACAATTATTGGTTGGTATTTTTTTGGAGAAGCAAATATAAAATATTTATTTGGTAAAAGAGCAATCAATGTTTATAGAATTTTAGTTATGTTAGCAATTTTTATAGGAGCAACACAAAAAGTTGAACTTGTTTGGGAACTTGCAGATTTATTTAATGGACTCATGGTTATACCAAATTTAATTGCTTTAATTGTTTTATATAAATTAGTTATTAATACTTCAAACGAATATGATAAATTACATAATTTATAA
- the rplM gene encoding 50S ribosomal protein L13, with protein MKKYTFMQRKEDVVREWHHYDAEGQILGRLAVEIAKKLMGKEKVTFTPHIDGGDYVVVTNIEKIVVTGKKLTDKVYYNHSGFPGGIRARKLGEILAKKPEELLMLAVKRMLPKNKLGRQQLTRLRVFAGAEHSHVAQKPNKVEL; from the coding sequence GTGAAAAAATATACTTTTATGCAAAGAAAAGAAGATGTTGTCAGAGAATGGCACCATTATGATGCTGAAGGGCAAATTTTAGGAAGATTAGCAGTAGAAATTGCTAAAAAATTAATGGGTAAAGAAAAAGTTACATTCACACCACATATTGATGGTGGAGATTATGTAGTAGTTACAAATATTGAAAAAATAGTTGTAACTGGAAAAAAATTAACTGATAAAGTTTACTACAATCACTCAGGATTTCCTGGAGGAATAAGAGCAAGAAAACTAGGAGAAATCTTAGCAAAGAAACCAGAAGAATTATTAATGCTAGCTGTTAAGAGAATGCTTCCAAAAAATAAGTTAGGAAGACAACAACTAACAAGACTTAGAGTGTTTGCAGGAGCAGAACATTCTCATGTTGCACAAAAACCAAATAAGGTAGAATTATAA
- the corA gene encoding magnesium/cobalt transporter CorA has protein sequence MPNSNRKLGLLPGSVVYTGENPNYNITVTVIYYSKTFHKKDVFSADDRIDIDLEFDGNIWINIDGINDVSLIKRIGKIFNIDSLSLEDIANPEQRVKIDDRDSYIHIILKMLQMELLTKDVQYEQVSLIIKDNILITFQETPYDLFDSIRSRLENPRTKLASKDVSYLAYILIDTIVDNYLLILDEIETEIDDIENKLIESADREDLENILTLKQNIAVLKKFISPIRELISKLQARSMLNYFHEDMKYYLGDLNDHGIIVFDTVDMLNNRATELIQLYHSMISNTMNEVMKILAIISTIFMPLSFIVGLYGMNFEYMPELKWHYGYFITLGLMAGLVILMIIYFKKKKWF, from the coding sequence TTGCCAAACTCAAATAGAAAATTAGGTTTACTCCCAGGAAGTGTTGTATACACAGGGGAAAATCCCAATTATAATATAACTGTTACTGTAATTTATTATTCAAAAACTTTTCATAAGAAAGATGTTTTTTCAGCTGATGATAGAATAGATATAGATTTAGAATTTGATGGAAATATCTGGATAAATATAGATGGTATTAATGATGTAAGCCTTATAAAAAGAATCGGAAAAATATTTAATATAGATTCTTTATCTTTAGAAGATATAGCTAACCCTGAACAAAGAGTAAAAATAGATGATAGAGATTCATACATTCATATAATATTAAAGATGTTACAAATGGAGCTACTTACAAAGGATGTTCAATATGAACAGGTATCTTTAATCATAAAAGACAATATTCTAATTACCTTTCAAGAAACACCTTATGATTTATTTGATTCAATAAGAAGTAGATTAGAAAATCCTAGAACAAAGTTAGCTTCAAAAGATGTAAGTTATTTAGCATATATATTGATAGATACAATAGTTGATAACTATTTATTAATCTTAGATGAAATTGAAACCGAAATAGATGATATTGAAAATAAACTAATTGAAAGTGCTGATAGAGAAGATTTAGAAAATATTTTAACTTTAAAACAAAATATAGCTGTCTTGAAAAAATTTATTTCTCCTATTAGAGAATTAATTTCAAAGCTACAAGCAAGAAGTATGTTGAATTATTTTCATGAAGATATGAAATATTATCTAGGTGACTTAAATGACCACGGAATTATAGTTTTTGATACTGTTGATATGCTAAACAATAGAGCAACTGAACTTATTCAGTTATATCATTCAATGATAAGTAACACTATGAACGAAGTTATGAAAATCTTAGCTATCATTTCAACTATATTTATGCCTTTAAGTTTTATTGTTGGACTTTATGGAATGAACTTTGAATATATGCCTGAACTTAAATGGCACTATGGCTATTTCATAACTTTAGGCTTGATGGCAGGACTTGTTATCTTAATGATTATTTATTTTAAAAAGAAAAAATGGTTTTAG
- the rpsI gene encoding 30S ribosomal protein S9 → MAEKITQYLGTGRRKTSVARVRLIPGGQGVEINGKAMDEYFGGRAILSRIVEQPLALTETLNKFAVKVNVVGGGNSGQAGAIRHGVARALLLADESLKEALREAGFLTRDSRMVERKKYGKKKARRSPQFSKR, encoded by the coding sequence GTGGCAGAAAAAATAACTCAATATTTAGGAACTGGTAGAAGAAAAACTTCAGTAGCTAGAGTAAGATTAATTCCTGGTGGACAAGGAGTAGAAATAAATGGTAAAGCAATGGATGAATATTTTGGAGGGAGAGCTATCCTTTCTAGAATAGTTGAACAACCTTTAGCTTTAACAGAAACTTTAAACAAATTTGCAGTTAAAGTAAATGTAGTTGGTGGAGGAAACTCTGGACAAGCTGGTGCAATCAGACATGGTGTTGCAAGAGCATTATTACTTGCTGATGAAAGTTTAAAAGAAGCTTTAAGAGAAGCTGGATTCTTAACAAGAGATTCAAGAATGGTTGAAAGAAAGAAATATGGTAAGAAGAAAGCAAGAAGAAGCCCACAATTCTCAAAACGTTAA
- the rplT gene encoding 50S ribosomal protein L20, translating into MRVKTGIIRRKRHKRVLKAAKGFRGASGDAFKQAKQATRRAMAFATRDRKVNKRRMRQLWITRINSAARMNGVSYSVLMNGLKKAGILLDRKVLADIALNNATEFTKLVETAKSAL; encoded by the coding sequence ATGAGAGTAAAAACTGGAATTATAAGAAGAAAAAGACATAAAAGAGTATTAAAAGCTGCTAAAGGTTTTAGAGGTGCTTCAGGAGACGCTTTTAAACAAGCTAAACAAGCTACTAGAAGAGCAATGGCTTTTGCAACAAGAGATAGAAAAGTTAATAAAAGAAGAATGAGACAATTATGGATTACAAGAATAAACTCTGCTGCAAGAATGAATGGAGTTTCTTATTCTGTATTAATGAATGGTCTTAAAAAAGCTGGTATCTTACTTGATAGAAAAGTTCTAGCTGATATAGCTTTAAATAATGCTACTGAGTTTACAAAATTAGTAGAAACTGCTAAGTCTGCTCTATAA
- the infC gene encoding translation initiation factor IF-3, with protein sequence MFFQWRCSVISDKTRINEKIRGKEFRIISFDGEQLGIMTAEQALNLATSQGYDLVEIAPSATPPVCKIIDYSKYKYEQTRKLKEAKKNQKQVVIKEIKVTARIDSHDLETKLNQVTKFLEKENKVKVTLVLFGREKMHANLGVTTLDEIAEKFAETAEVEKKYADKQKHLILSPKKIK encoded by the coding sequence ATTTTTTTTCAATGGAGGTGTAGTGTTATTTCTGACAAAACAAGAATAAACGAAAAGATTAGAGGGAAGGAATTCAGAATTATTTCTTTTGATGGTGAACAATTAGGTATTATGACAGCAGAACAAGCTTTGAATTTAGCTACTTCACAAGGCTATGATTTAGTTGAAATTGCTCCAAGTGCAACCCCACCTGTTTGCAAAATTATAGATTATAGCAAATATAAATATGAACAAACAAGAAAATTAAAAGAAGCTAAGAAAAATCAAAAGCAAGTTGTTATTAAGGAAATTAAAGTGACTGCAAGAATTGACAGCCATGATTTAGAAACTAAGCTTAATCAAGTTACTAAATTTTTAGAAAAAGAAAATAAAGTAAAAGTTACTTTGGTATTATTTGGTAGAGAAAAGATGCATGCTAATCTAGGAGTTACAACACTAGATGAAATAGCTGAAAAATTTGCTGAAACTGCTGAAGTAGAGAAAAAATATGCTGATAAACAAAAACATTTAATCTTATCACCTAAAAAAATAAAGTAA
- a CDS encoding DUF2262 domain-containing protein, whose amino-acid sequence MQEQEFSLVQGDQLVDKIEKEREIIALISSKGTFTSEITSENKSLLVANAELIAYIDCVTNELHKNKTKIEWLVTVEDSKKNFIYNIEKYHIYHLKVKETDSNNFLLIDVLERDLENELLKETLKECEQKAAIVIEEPELGKFILDKNLKAFLSQMDWLNPKKQIDISLNIGENTRIKALQKVGAFFNTLEKLLANKKEWDKKLKVYAAENLVDLANELRKNLKGMFKFIKIWKWRFIGKIELISLAINPNGEFVATFDDKKLFVGHKIVVNGNVNGELLNSATVENFNIEDYKKVEVPPVAVIPENIPVNENSSIDKENKE is encoded by the coding sequence ATGCAAGAACAAGAATTTTCATTGGTTCAAGGAGATCAATTAGTAGATAAAATTGAAAAAGAAAGAGAGATAATAGCCCTTATAAGTTCAAAAGGAACTTTTACTTCAGAAATAACTTCTGAAAATAAAAGTTTATTAGTTGCAAATGCAGAACTTATAGCATATATTGATTGTGTAACTAATGAATTACATAAAAATAAAACTAAAATAGAATGGTTAGTTACAGTAGAAGATAGCAAGAAAAACTTTATTTATAATATAGAAAAATATCATATTTATCATTTAAAAGTTAAAGAAACAGATTCTAATAATTTTTTACTTATAGATGTTTTAGAAAGAGATCTTGAAAATGAACTATTAAAAGAAACATTAAAAGAATGTGAACAAAAGGCTGCTATCGTAATAGAAGAACCAGAGTTGGGAAAATTTATTTTAGATAAAAATTTAAAAGCCTTTTTATCTCAAATGGATTGGTTAAATCCTAAAAAACAGATAGATATTTCTTTAAATATTGGAGAAAATACTCGTATTAAAGCATTACAAAAAGTAGGAGCATTTTTTAATACACTTGAAAAATTACTTGCTAATAAGAAAGAGTGGGATAAGAAATTAAAAGTTTATGCTGCCGAAAATTTAGTTGACTTGGCTAATGAATTAAGAAAAAATTTAAAGGGAATGTTTAAGTTTATAAAAATATGGAAATGGCGTTTTATTGGAAAAATTGAGCTTATTAGTTTAGCTATCAATCCTAATGGAGAGTTTGTAGCTACTTTTGATGATAAAAAATTATTTGTAGGACATAAGATTGTAGTAAATGGAAATGTTAATGGAGAGCTTTTAAATTCTGCTACAGTTGAAAATTTTAATATTGAAGATTATAAAAAAGTTGAAGTTCCTCCAGTTGCAGTTATTCCTGAAAATATTCCTGTTAATGAAAATAGTTCAATTGATAAAGAAAATAAAGAATAA